Part of the Bacteriovorax stolpii genome, CCAAGTTATTGCTTACCACCACTCAATGGACCCACTTCAATTTTTAATTAACGGTGGAGATGTGGTTCAAAACGGACAAAAAGACGAACAAGAATGGATTGAGTACTTCCTTGGTGGGAAAGCTTATCTGATGGATGTTCCGCAAATCGCAGCGATTGGAAACCATGATTACCGCGGGCATAAAATTGATTACGCTCTTCCAAAGTTTTTCCAGAAATACATGAGATGGGAAGGAAGTCCGGCAAACGGAAACCTTTTCTTTGAAATGCCAGGCTTTCAATTAGTTATCTGGAACAGCAATGTCGGCGATCTTAAGAGCGATGAAGAAGATCAAATGTGGACATGGCTTGAACAAAAAATGCAGGCAGCCCAAAAGAGCAACACTCCATTGATTTTTGTTACTCACTTCCCGGTGTATTCATCTTCACTAAATAAGTTCACAAGCTTTGCAGTTATGAAGCTAAGAAGAAAGCTGGTTCCGATGGTTGAAAAATACGGCGTTAAACTGGTGTTAAGTGGACACACTCATATGTACGAGCGCTCATTTAAAGATGGTGTTCATTATTTAGTCGCTGGCCCTGCCGGTGGACGAGTCAATAAGCCAACTTTTAAGAATCCATATGTACAAAAATTCGACTCAAATGCGCTTACTTTTACTAAAGTAAAATATTCTAACCGTACTTTGAAGATCGAGACGTTCAACCAAGATAATACATTGATAGATCAATTATTTTTGAATCTTTAGATACCACTTCTAACAGGGCCTGTTTTCGTGCAGGCCTTGTTGTTTAGCCAGCCTAATAAATCTTTTTTAAAATCTTAAGTTTAGAAAAACCCCCTCTGTCTCGATAGGAGTTCGTTGCCGAATCTTTTGAGGTCTTTTCTGATGTCAAAACTACTTAATTACCGCAATATTTCCAGAATCAATATGATTCTGCTTGCTCTTCTTTTAGCTTCGATTGGTGCTTCATTGTGGGCCTCTTTTGAAGTAAGTCAGTTAAATGGATTCAGGCACACTTCTCTGGAGGGGATTGTGGAGTTGCAAAAAAATTCTGATGATCTGACACGTCTTGCGCGTTTATATATTGTGACAGGTGAGACGAAATGGGCAGATGAGTATGACAAAAGAAGATCGTCAAAAAAAGAACTGCTTAATCAGCAAGGATTCACTCGCAATGAACTAAATAAAGTAGAGCAGGCGCTGAAGCTTTCAAAAGACTTAATGAACATTGAAGATGAGGCCATCCACGCCGTTAAAGGTTTTTATCACGACGTTAATGGTGGTTATAAAAATAAAGGTGTGCCGAATTTAGACCTGGCAAAAAGGTTGATGCACAATCAGATTTATCAAAATTTTTCGACAGAGTTCACTAAGGCCGTGACAGATTTAAAAGAGATCTTAAAGGCCCGTCTGGAGCGCGAGATAAAAAAGAATAAGGAAAGGATTTTTATTTTTCAAGGCATGAGCGTCTTGATGGGGCTTTTGATGTTTTTATCAGCTATGCTCTTAAATAAATATTTGAGAAAGGCCCCGGCCGAAACTGAAAGTAACCAGTATTTTAGTGAAATGATCGAGACCATGTACGCGATTAAGGAAGAAAACAGAACGATTAATGAAAGTATGTTTCAGGCCAAGCAGCTTTTTTTTAATGCCTCGGTTGAAGCCGTTAAGTCGGGCGAAAGTGGAAAGGATCTTTTACTCGTCATCAATGAGTTTGAAAAACTTACCGAAGTCAGCGCCAAATCAGCGACTGAGATTTCAGGAATTCTGGATAAAACTCTGGTTAGTGCGGTTGAATTATCTGAAGGGAAAAAGGTGGCTTAGGCTTCACCGTCGTTGCCGATAGCTTCGACAGGGCAGGCTTCCATGGCGCTCAGGCATTCTTCAAGTTCTACCTGAGTTTTTGGCTGTAATTTAACAAAAGCATGGCCGTCATCATCATTCATGGTAAAAAAACTCGGGGCTTCCATAACACAAGCATCGCAAGCGATACATTGGTCATCAACGTAGAATTTCCCCGGTACATTTAGATCCCATTTTGAGTTTTTGTCGGCCATTGCTCTTTTATCTCTTATTACATCTGTAAAACATTGTGGTTGATTTTAACCTTTGTGTTCGCTTCCAGCTCTTTTAGGATGTTGTCCATCATTTTACGAGCTAGGGCGTTCTTTAGGCCGGCTTCATCACTTGCAGTCTTCGCTTGAGCGTTTAGATCTGTAGCTTTTGCAGCCGCCGTGCTTCTTACCATAATCAGGTTTGCACCGTCATCAAAAGAATTGAACTTCGGCTTAGATAGGTCTCCTGCGAATAGTTCCTTCATGTTATCAGCAGAAACGTAAGCTCCTGTTGAGAGCCCATCGATACGGTTAGCAGTTCCTTTGTTGTATTGAAGTTTGTATTTTGCAGCTAAGGCCTTAACTTCTGATTCGTTTCCAGCTTCAAGAGCTTTCCTCATGTTGTTGGCGATATCTACAGTAAGTTTCTTTAGATCTTCAACTTTATCTTTTTGAATGATTTCGCGAGCAAATTTTTCGCGGAAGTCAGCCAACTTAGCTGTCATGCCTTCATTTTTCTTTTCAACG contains:
- a CDS encoding metallophosphoesterase family protein; protein product: MMNLRLGLLAFCIVGSAQAFSADLFKVAPYTLKHTNGQLLLNFQLNEDKKLVIEDGQKIKRSFEYKKGIHYQTELGKEECGVSKDLRIRDTGTNEVVFTKNYEGLSCTEGSRAPDYTFGFISDTQQYKDRHEAIAQVIAYHHSMDPLQFLINGGDVVQNGQKDEQEWIEYFLGGKAYLMDVPQIAAIGNHDYRGHKIDYALPKFFQKYMRWEGSPANGNLFFEMPGFQLVIWNSNVGDLKSDEEDQMWTWLEQKMQAAQKSNTPLIFVTHFPVYSSSLNKFTSFAVMKLRRKLVPMVEKYGVKLVLSGHTHMYERSFKDGVHYLVAGPAGGRVNKPTFKNPYVQKFDSNALTFTKVKYSNRTLKIETFNQDNTLIDQLFLNL
- a CDS encoding ferredoxin encodes the protein MADKNSKWDLNVPGKFYVDDQCIACDACVMEAPSFFTMNDDDGHAFVKLQPKTQVELEECLSAMEACPVEAIGNDGEA